A window of the Plasmodium falciparum 3D7 genome assembly, chromosome: 3 genome harbors these coding sequences:
- a CDS encoding ubiquitin-protein ligase, putative — protein MKNFMWHFVILVFIFINKKIKCYNIILNNTKFLTSQTKEIDEPIFSKLEKLKQDEKKNKKYKQEESLKEVNTNALELVKDFFFKNKIEQEEEEEEKKKNKLYLKNDVRANDLDSFSYIHNNNEDDSSNDNINGNKYYNNRKQNDNDNNKGDYNNKGDYNNKRNYSKDNDKDEYNKYYTDYDNNDYNNEENYNDYNIEEYNNEIKKEKEKEKESDRKQMFKLAIELKNGSKKKKKNINKCIEIFQKLITDKNDKITRSSYYELGKIYFFGYKNYFFSYKRNVNLSLHYLQKAAMMKNPAALHFLSFIYFYDFHKIEENKKRNEKKYIQNVQNVNNINNINYVQNLQQNENFIKKSIEFEMIAASLNYIPSILTLAYKFLYGINMKQNCYKAKKLYKNVAENVMNSDYINIPLSELDLLNGENLNMHNEINNMKNNEEEILEFLNEQIKGGDVMAMYDLGKKYKEEKNFKQAFKYINEASKKNNLLALKELGIIYLYGYGVQKDINKSIENFSKAAEAGDVESKCYLGYIYYFIDGYKNLELSLKYLIEAASHDYGEAFFFLAEIILDISMRKQYISDYVYEVVFKLYEHSADLGYVQAYFREAQLYEIGKGVKQSCLNATLSYKFIAESTLWINNIRQGMDYYLEKDYLKAFYTYALASYEGYEIAQNNLVYIYRTNKLNNVIHPRKIMLVLNLLYKQGNYKALYEMGEIYKEQNKEELSVSYYKLGLKKGDLRNLLPLSMYYEKHKDHDRALKYMNYFIKQRNREKEISNTKLEKIKNVLESTLLYFRKYKLFFKNMYNFKQKNKVQ, from the exons atgaaaaattttatgTGGCATTTTGTTATacttgtttttatttttataaataagaaaataaaatgttacAATATAATCTTGAATAATACTAAATTTCTAACAAGCCAAACTAAAGAAATAGATGAGCCCATCTTTTCAAAGCTTGAAAAATTGAAacaagatgaaaaaaaaaacaaaaaatataaacaggAGGAAAGTTTAAAAGAAGTAAATACAAATGCATTAGAGCTGGTTAAggatttcttttttaaaaataaaattgaacaagaagaagaagaagaagaaaagaaaaaaaataagttatatttaaaaaatgatgtaaGGGCAAATGATTTAGATAGTTTctcatatattcataataataatgaagacgATTCATcgaatgataatataaatggtaataagtattataataatagaaaacaaaatgataatgataataataaaggagattataataataaaggagattataataataaaagaaattatagtAAAGACAATGATAaggatgaatataataaatattacacagattatgataataatgattacaataatgaagaaaattataatgattataatattgaagaatataataatgaaataaagaaagaaaaagaaaaagaaaaagagagCGATAGAAAGCAAATGTTCAAACTTGCcatagaattaaaaaatggctcaaaaaaaaaaaaaaaaaatattaataaatgtatagaaatttttcaaaaattaataacagataaaaatgataaaataacaCGTTCATCTTATTATGAATTagggaaaatatatttttttggatataaaaattatttcttttcatataaaagaaatgtaAACTTAAGTTTGCATTATCTACAAAAAGCTGCAATGATGAAAAATCCGGCAGCCTTACACTTTTtaagttttatttatttttatgattttcataaaatcgaagaaaataagaaacgtaacgaaaaaaaatatattcaaaatgtacaaaatgtaaataacataaataacataaattatGTACAGAATTtacaacaaaatgaaaattttattaaaaaatccATTGAATTTGAAATGATCGCAGCTTCGCTAAATTACATCCCATCCATTTTAACACTCGCATATAAATTCTTGTATGGTATTAATATGAAACAAAATTGTTACAAAGCtaagaaattatataaaaatgttgcTGAGAATGTTATGAACTctgattatattaatatcccTCTTTCGGAACTAGATTTATTAAACGgagaaaatttaaatatgcataatgaaattaataacatgaaaaataatgaagaagaaattCTCGAATTCTTAAATGAACAAATTAAAGGAGGTGATGTAATGGCCATGTATGACCTtgggaaaaaatataaagaagaaaaaaactTTAAACAAgctttcaaatatattaacgaagcttcaaaaaaaaataatttactaGCCCTAAAGGAGTTgggaattatttatttgtatggATATGGAGTTCAGAAGGACATAAACAAAAGTATAGAAAACTTTTCAAAg GCTGCTGAAGCTGGTGACGTGGAATCCAAATGCTATTTAGggtacatttattatttcatcgATGGGTATAAAAATTTAGAGTTGTCATTAAAATACTTGATTGAAGCAGCTAGCCACGATTATGGAGaagctttttttttcttggcAGAAATTATTTTGGACATATCGATGAGAAAGCAATACATATCTGATTATGTGTATGAAGTggtatttaaattatatgagCATTCCGCCGATTTGGGTTATGTTCAGGCATATTTCAGAGAAGCCCAATTGTATGAAATTGGGAAGGGTGTAAAGCAGTCTTGTTTGAATGCAACATTatcttataaatttatagCTGAAAGTACCTTATGGATAAATAACATAAGACAAg GTATGGATTATTATCTTGAAAAGGATTACTTGAAAGCGTTTTATACATATGCATTGGCATCATATGAGGGATATGAAATTGCTCAGAATAATttagtatatatttacagGACAAACAAATTGAATAACGTCATACATCCAAGGAAAATTATGTTggtattaaatttattatataagcaAGGAAATTATAAGGCTTTATATGAAATGggggaaatatataaagaacaaaataaagagGAATTATCTGTATCATATTATAAGTTAGGCTTAAAAAAAGGTGATTTGAGAAACTTATTACCTTTATCAATGTATTATGAAAAGCATAAGGACCATGATAG ggCCTTGAAATATATGAACTACTTCATAAAACAAAGAAATAGAGAGAAAGAAATCAGCAACACAAAACtggagaaaataaaaaatgttcttGAAAGCACGTTGTTATATTTtcgtaaatataaattattttttaaaaacatgtataattttaaacaaaaaaataaagtgcAATGA
- a CDS encoding YGGT family protein, putative: MPFLLFSFFLFFLLINQKNNIESKRTNISKLKAFIVSPQKSKNKIIILNNKNSSIINNKVIKKNIQRNIFLKENIRGVLTNKSVFKLNLFASSYVSPIINFFLSNKGSIKLASLHFIRIYKFIIYIRCLLEWLPQINPHLNPFVFIFTFTNNYVQFFHKIIPNVFGIDLSGIFSWLFLEMIENYLST, from the exons atgccttttcttcttttctcattctttttattttttttattaataaatcaaaaaaacaatatagaAAGTAAGCGTACTAATATATCCAAGCTAAAGGCATTTATAGTTTCCCCTCAGAAGAGTAAAaataagataataatattaaataataaaaatagtagtataattaataataaggtTATTAAGAAGAATATCCagagaaatatttttttaaaagaaaatatacgG ggTGTACTAACAAATAAGAGCGTCTTCAAATTAAATTTGTTTGCTTCATCGTACGTATCCCCCATAATaaa CTTCTTCTTATCAAATAAGGGAAGTATAAAATTGGCATCATTACATTTTATAAG gatatacaaatttataatatatataagatgcTTGTTGGAATGGCTACCTCAGATTAACCCTCATTTAAATCcctttgtttttatattcacctttacaaataattatgtaCAATTTTTCCAT aAAATTATCCCGAATGTATTTGGGATTGATTTAAGTGGAATATTTTCTTGGCTATTCTTAGAAATGatagaaaattatttatcaACATAA
- a CDS encoding Ras-like G protein: protein MKNVLKKEFVRSFCYKICIAGACNSGKSSFNNDLLDRLNVSHKKSVISNVDNYCINNNENIFKLHKKKCSVTDTIGLNERMISKLEKWKLEGYNMDMENNNILKNYYNLIMDSNLIFLCIKHTEIRQCDILSYNIIKDMYKNLDNIYTIVYNNIKDGTNTQHTHIQSYNFLDIYEDFTNIIFYPYDINEDLTNVIKEKIINFYEIKKVTSQQNDDQFKDHHELKNDISQDNDNILKNCHINKNLLNTLNKKEEEKEEELLFNNNQMYDIIDESVRIFHPSMSSETRNYFYKFVNLKKKDKSNMKLFNDYFSERILNRTPRKIGQVEFDEKKNKIINNENNENVKNNENVKNNGNSDNNGNSDNNGNSDNNGNSDNSDNNGNSDNNDNSDNNDNNVITMNNVKNTEETGKDNKTKENVMNTNLYPMDTQTVDNTMYQYNDNYDKFIKKKQTSIYETPKNKEEDDNDDTNKFREYFFRKIQNNYNFEERKKDIQALKNKRIRILKNILNKKEHANPYDLININKKKYDDKDIQENHTNDVPLFYCTTNDIINEGNKHIDIVNKKDVKDKDLEQINHRKVDENMHRDINIEMDSTALHNCVDDDDNNNNNNNNKININSYRNKIMMNDENMCNNKDIKVCVLGEKNCGKTSLIESILKNNIINENDIYELFGKRKYINNDMSFYYKNKKIEILDTCRLSKQHKFKNEDLLFDENNRVYTNIRKSDICIYIKEIKNNNINLNKVDKKMIFYLLKEKKNIIFIVNKIDLILTNFEKKRNDFLQEFSNLFNDIPIIFLNTKNNTHINTLLNKIIHIHKMNNVIISTSLLNLFLMQFLKLFPIPWLKKKKCHFKYIKQINTNPITFLIFTNLYRKVPNNYLTFFKKKLKHEFDLRYINIQFIFKTTCDNKEKVKGRIK, encoded by the coding sequence AtgaaaaatgttttaaaaaaagagttCGTAAGAAGCTTTTGCTACAAAATATGTATCGCAGGAGCCTGTAATAGTGGTAAATCATCCTTtaataatgatttattaGATAGATTAAATGTTAGTCATAAAAAATCAGTTATTAGTAATGTGGATAATTATTGTATAAACAATAATgagaatatttttaaacttcataaaaagaaatgttCTGTAACGGATACAATAGGATTAAATGAACGAATGATAAGTAAATTAGAAAAATGGAAATTAGAAGGGTATAATATGgatatggaaaataataatattttaaaaaattattataatttaattatggatagtaatttaatatttctatgTATAAAACATACAGAAATAAGACAATGTGATATTCtctcatataatattataaaagatatgtataaaaatttggacaatatatatactatagtttataataatataaaagatggaACAAATACAcaacacacacatatacaatcttataattttcttgatatatatgaagattttactaatattattttctacccatatgatataaatgaagatCTAACAAATGTTATtaaggaaaaaattataaatttttatgaaattaaaaaggtTACAAGTCAACAAAATGATGACCAATTTAAAGACCAtcatgaattaaaaaatgatattagtcaagataatgataatatattaaaaaattgtcatataaataagaatCTTTTGAATACtcttaataaaaaggaagaagaaaaggaagaagaactcctttttaataataaccaAATGTATGATATAATCGACGAAAGTGTAAGAATTTTTCACCCCTCCATGAGTTCAGAAAcaagaaattatttttacaaatttgtaaatttgaaaaaaaaagataaatctAATATGAAATTATTTAACGATTATTTTAGTGAACGTATATTGAATAGGACTCCTCGGAAAATTGGTCAGGTAGAatttgatgaaaaaaaaaataaaataataaataatgaaaataatgaaaatgttaaaaataatgaaaatgttaaaaataatgGCAATAGTGACAATAATGGCAATAGTGACAATAATGGCAATAGTGACAATAATGGCAATAGTGACAATAGTGACAATAATGGCAATAGTGACAATAATGACAATAGTGAcaataatgacaataatgTAATTACAATGAACAATGTGAAAAATACAGAAGAAACAGGAAAAGATaacaaaacaaaagaaaatgtgATGAACACAAATTTATATCCTATGGACACACAAACGGTTGATAATACAATGTACCAATATAATGACAATTatgataaatttataaaaaaaaaacaaacttCCATTTATGAGACACCTAAAAATAAAGAGgaagatgataatgatgatacaaataaatttagagaatatttttttaggaaaatacaaaataattataattttgaagagagaaaaaaagatatacaagcattaaaaaataaaagaattcgAATcctgaaaaatattttgaataaaaaGGAACATGCTAATCCATATgatttgataaatataaataaaaaaaagtatgaTGATAAGGATATTCAAGAAAATCATACAAATGATGTACCTCTGTTTTACTGTACaacaaatgatataataaatgaaggaAACAAACATATAGATAtagttaataaaaaagatgtaAAAGATAAAGATTTAGAACAAATTAATCATCGTAAGGTTGATGAGAATATGCATCGTGACATAAATATTGAAATGGATTCCACTGCTCTTCATAATTGTGtcgatgatgatgataataataataataataataataacaaaattaatataaattcatatagaaataaaataatgatgaacgATGAAAATAtgtgtaataataaagatataaaggTATGTGTGTTGGGAGAAAAGAATTGTGGTAAGACGAGTTTAATCGAaagtattttaaaaaataatataattaatgagaatgatatatatgaactaTTTGGAaagagaaaatatataaataatgatatgagtttttattataagaataaaaaaattgaaatttTAGATACATGTCGTTTAAGCAAACaacataaatttaaaaatgaagatcttttatttgatgaaaataatagagtatatactaatataagaaaaagtgatatatgtatatatattaaagaaattaaaaataataatataaatttaaataaagttgataaaaaaatgattttttatttattaaaagaaaagaaaaatattatatttattgtaaataaaatagattTAATTCTAAcaaattttgaaaaaaaaagaaatgattTTTTACAAGAATTTTCAAACTTATTTAATGATATACCTATCATATTtcttaatacaaaaaataatacacatataaatacattattaaataaaattatacatattcataaaatgaataatgttattatatctACATctcttttaaatttattccTTATGCAATTCTTAAAATTATTCCCAATACCttggttaaaaaaaaaaaaatgtcattttaaatatataaaacaaataaacacgAATCCAATAACATTCCTTATATTTACAAACTTATATAGAAAGGTACCAAACAATTATCTTAcgtttttcaaaaaaaaacttaaacATGAATTTGACTTACGCTATATCAATATCcagtttatttttaaaactaCATGTGATAATAAAGAGAAGGTTAAGGGACGCATCAAATGA